The following is a genomic window from Fusarium poae strain DAOMC 252244 chromosome Unknown contig_3, whole genome shotgun sequence.
AGCCAAACCGTCGCCTTACGCCAAGAGGTGGTGGACGACGGACCTGACCCGACTGCGGCGGATGTACACCCACTGGCGCAACCAAGCAAGGGCATGCCggcgacgaggacgagagGCAGCAGACCTGGAGCAAAAGGCCAGGGAAGCAGCAAAGGAATACCACGACGCGATCAGGAGGCAGAAAAAGGCGCACTGGGACAGCTTCCTCGAAGACGGAGCCAACATCTGGCAATCGGCCAAGTACCTCTCGCCTGGAGGCGAAGGGATGGGTGATAAGATACCTCCTCTaaagagaagagatggaacgaCGACGACCGACAAGGTGGAACAGGCAGAGGAGCTTCTCAGCGTCTTCTTCCCCCCTCTGTCGGTTGTgatcgaagatgaagagcgCCGGCCGGCGCAGCGAGAAATAGCGATGCCAGAATTGACACCGGAGGAGGTGGAAGAGAAGGTGATGGCGGCCAAGGCATGGAAAGCTCCGGGCGAAGACGGATTACCAGCGATAGTGTGGAAGCAGCTCTGGCCCGTAGTGGGAGGCCGGGTGCTGCATCTGTTTCGGACATCCCTGAGAGACGGAGAGCTGCCGGGCCAGTGGAGGAGCGCGAAAATTATCCCGCTCAAGAAGCCGGGCAAGGGCAACTACAAGGTGGCCAATCCCTGGAGACCGATCTCACTTCTATCGACTCTGGGCAAGATTCTAGAGGCGGTCATCGCGGACAGGATCTCGTATGCGGTAGAGACGTTCGGGCTCTTGCCCACGAATCATTTCGGCGGAAGGAAGCAACGATCGGCCGAGCAGGCactcctgctcctccaaGAGCACATCTACAAAGCGTGGCGCAACCGGAAGGTGCTCAGCCTGATAAGCTTCGACGTCAAGGGAGCCTACAACGGGGTGTTCAAAGATCGACTACTGCAGAGACTGGAAGCCAGAGGCATCCCCAAGGGATTGGTAAAGTGGATAGACGCTTTCTGCTCCAATCGGTCCGCGACGATCGTGGTAAACGGCTACACCTTTGAGCGACGGGAGCTGCCAGACTGGACTTCCGCAAGGGTCGCCGCTGTCACCGGTgctgttccttttcttcaacGCAGACCTCGTGCAGCACAAGATCGATGCAAAAGGTGGATCGATCGTCTTTATCGATGACTACTCAGCCTGGGTGACGGGTCCGACAGCAGAAGCCAACGGAGTGGGCATCCAGGCTGTCATCGACAGAGCACTGGAGTGGGAGAGACGGAGCGGAGCGACGTCAACCGGGTTCAGGATATGCCCATAGCAGCGCATACGCCTAGCCCGAACGTCCGCCAGACTCATCTCTGCGTCAAGATCTCCGTAGAAGTTCACGAGACAGCTATAGTTTGAAGATGCGTTGTCCGAGACCACGGTTCCGACTCGGTCCTCTATCTTCCATTCTCGCACAACTTGCCCGAGCGTCACCGCAAGACTTTCTCCGCTATGACACCCGAGCTGGCGACGGAGTGCCAATTATCGATCCCaccgtttatcattggtgcaGGCAAAGATCACCTTGCCACTTGGTACGAAGAATGCGACCTccccggcgattgggttatttCATTGAGCGAAAATGGATGGACTAATAATAAcctgggtcttgagtggctaaagcaccaCTTTTATCGGGCTACAGCTAAACGGACGAACAGTCGCTATCGACTCTTGATCCTTGATGGTCATGAAAGTCAGCATTCCGTCGAATTCGAGGGATATTGCAAGGAGAACAAGATTATCACGCTCTGTATGCCTGCTCATGCCTCTCATCTacttcagcctcttgatgcAGGGTGCTTTAGGCCGCTGAAAAAGGcctatggtcgagaaatagaacatctgatcagatgctctataacccacatCTCTAAGACTGAGTTCTTTCCTGCCTTTCATACCGCCCACCAAGTTGCTATTACAGAAAGAAATATCAAGGGAGGTTTTAGAGGAGCTGGGATTGCTCTCTTTGACCCAAAAAATGTCATCTTAAAGCTTGATGTACAGctacggactccaacgcctcccgTCGAGGTCATAATACCATCAACACCATGGgcttcaaagaccccaaagacagtcATTGAGACCCAATCTCAGTCTAACTACCTTAGCAATCGAATCAGGCGCCATCATAGTAgctccccagagtcaatattGGGAGCCTTAGAGTCTCTTGCAAAAGGAACAACCGCTATAATGCATGAGAATGCACTATTAAGAGCTGAGGTCCGAAATCTTCGAGATGCAAatgagatactaagccggcgcctGAGGGCAAAAAGGACTaaactacagaaaggaggggtgatgactaTACAGGAAGCAtcgcaagtaattgatcagatggatgttgatgcgcaggtagTGGCGGAATCATCGAGAAGTagtggtcgaggaaggtcggttgGACCGGGTGTTCGGCGATGTGGTTtatgcggcaagaccggCCATAATGCAAGAACTTGTCAGGAGGGTACTCAGGCCTCTGGAGAAGAGTATAGTGAATAGTTTTAACTGATCAGGTAGGTTATGGTGTTTTTGTTAGCTATTGAAATATGAAGGTTGGGATTAGTGgcccactcgcttatcaaacACGTTAATTACATTTCCTCATCAAGAACGGATTCCTCAGACTTTACTGTTAAGCTCGCCCCCTCTAACCTGCCATAGCAGTGCTGCAACAGGTCTTGCGATAGCTGCCGACTATGATTGTCCTCGGCTAATATCTCTGCCTCAATTGCAACCACACGCTCTAGAAGTTCTACTGCCTTTTGATCTGGCCATTGGCTTGATATGCTCCTGCAAGTACGTGCTGTGATGCTAGTCGTGATGGGTGATCCTCTGTCAATGTCGTCTCCTGAACTGCAACCACATGCTCTAGCAGTCCTactgcctttttgatctggCCATTGGCTCTGTATGTCCTTGCGAGCTCGTGCTGTGATGCTAGTCGTGATGGGTGATCCTCTGTCAATGTCGTCTCTTTAACTGCAACCACATGCTCTAGCAGCTCTactgcctttttgatctggCCATTGGCTCTATATGTTCTTGCGAGCTCGTGCTGTGATGTCAGTCGATCTGGGTGATCCTCTGCCAATGACGTCTCCTGAACTGCAACCACATGCTCTAGAAGTTCTactgcctttttgatctggTCGTTGACTTGATATGTTCTTGCGAGCTCGTGCTGTGATGCCAGTAGATCTGGGTGATCCTCTGCCAGTGTCGTCTCCTGAACTGCAACCACACGCTCTAGCAGCTCTACTGCCTGTCCTACACGGCCATCTACGTGTAAACATCTGCTAACCCAGTATCCCAGCTTACATCCGTCGTCGCTCTCGACACAATCCGCATTGTCAAGGAGCCTGAGCGCATGCGGCAGATACTGCCTCCACACTTCACGATTTTCCCAATCATCGTCTGGAAATGCCTCAGCAACACGTGCCAATGTGGTTTGACGTATTTCGTCTTCATATCCCTCGTCTTTGTTCCATAGTTGCGTTGCCAGATGTACGAGACTATGCATATCGAACGTGTCACCATCTCCTCGTTTACTCAAGAAGCTATACCCGCACAGTGTGCCGATAGCGCGTGCCATGCTTTGTTCAGAGCCAAAACGGGGCAGTAAGGTCTGAGGTATCGCTTTCGGCTCTATACAAGCTGAGAATGAAAGCAGCTTCTCGGCCTCTCCATGTAGAGCGCGGATTTGGTTGAAGGACACAATCCAGGTTGTCACAACTGCACCTTGGGCGCTTCCGTAGTGTGTGCCATCGCGGAATCCAACGCTTAGCAATTCCGCCATATCCTGGGATGTGTTTTGAAGTAGCTGGAGATACTCCTCGATTGCGAGTTGGTTGATTCTCATGTATGCCGATGCTTGCGTGATTGCGAGCGGTAGGTACGCGAGCGTACGCAGCAGCTTGTCGACCAGAACGGTATTCTGCATTTGATCTTTCTCAATTAAAGAACTGCGAAGGAGGGCTCTAGCATCCCGCTCGTCCATCCCAGATAGCCGAAGGACATTCGTCTGCGCAACGCTATCGGCGACTTCACGGGATCGCGTCGTGAATAAAACATATCCGTGCTCACAATCTGGAACGAACTCGACGATTCCTCCTGACCCCTGAGCCTTCCCATGTAGAGTCTCTATGTTGTCGGCATTGTCGATGATAAGAAACCACTTTCCCGCCTCTTCTGAGCTTAGGTAATCCCGGAATGTTTCTTTTGGATCCTCCCCGCCACCACGCTCAATGCCTAATACATTGGCCATTCTAGTACAGGCTTGCTCAAAACTTGCCATGCTCAGTGCTGGCATCCAGATGACGGAGCAGTGCTGGTGACTTGGGCTGTCATTCTTCACAAGATGTGCAAGTTGAAGGGCGACCTGGGTCTTGCCTACACCGCCCAACCCAATAAGTGCGGCTCGTCGGCTATCGAGATCGGTAAAAAGAAGTCGCTGAAGCTCAGCGATGACGCCTTCGCGTCCTACGAAGTTCTTGTTTCTCGAGAATGGCAGATAATGCGACCTAGGCTCTTTTCAAGCTTGAATTAGAAGGTGGGGGAGTGGTGGACGGCCTCGGTGTACTGACCAGTCGTTGAATGCTTTCGCCTCACAGAGCAGTTACCCATCCGAGCGCTGCTCTCTGGTTGGAGTGTTGCTAGACCTGGAAGTGCTGCTTCAGCGACAGTCTTGTGTGAATAAGCTCACCCGCTGCTCTTACCGGTTTCCGGTTTCCATGCTGTGAGTTCTCCGACGACTCTTTTGAAACCATTCTCTTCCACAGACCCAAACTTAACCATATCTCTATGATTTGCATGGATAGTGATTGGATCGTAGCCCTCGAATGTGGCTGATTCCTTTGACACAACTTTGCCAACTGTAGACAGAGGTAGCTCCTCGAAGAAGCAAGCGACCTCGAGTTGCCTTCCCGCCTCACGTTGCTCCCGCATCATGGATATGAATCTGCCATGGATTGACTCTAGATATTGGCTGTTGGTTTCCAGCACCTCGAGAAGTGATTTGTTGGTAGACTTGACCAGCCCAAGAGCCGTGGCAGGTATTCTGGACCAATTCGCAATCCACGAGCCCTTGTGGGGTGTGCCCATGAAGACGACGCCCTTGATTTGCGTGAAGAAGTCTTGACGGGAGCGGTTCGGGTTATTGTGAGAGAGCAGAATGGCTTCTTTGCAGATAAGGCCGCCTAGGCCATGGGCGACGAAGATGAGGGGACGGCCCGAGGCGTTGCGACGTCGACGGTCGTTTGTGAGATCGGTAAGAAGATTCATGGCATGATTGATGAGTCTATGGGAAGATGCTACCGACTTTGACACTACATATGCATTGTACCCATACGTGAGTATGCAGGCTTTGGGTAGTTCGGATGGAAGGAGCGTCTTCGGCCAAGGTGCAGGTTGCCCACGTGCCGTCCAGGTGCTGGTGCGGTTGCCTGTCAAACCATGAACGAAACAGATGTCGACGTCGGCATCCGGGGGGTTGATTAAGACCTCGACACCGTCTGGAAATAGAAGCGCCGAAGTCTGTTCGAGAGAGCTGGATTGCCCAACCGACGGTGCAAGGTTGAGATTTGCGGGTTCACTCTCTGTTTCTCGTTGCTGGATAGGAGTTGCTGATCGGCTTCTTCGCCAGTGACAGAGTTTCCTCATATTTTAGTGTAGGTTATCAAAGTACTCAGAGGAATGAGGAACTGATATGAATAGCTCTCGGGCGGGATCTTTGCTGATGTAACAGATATCTGTTCGCTCCGGAGTGTAGATTATGGGAGGGATCCGGAAGGAAGTAGTCGGGCGGGGTAAGTTCAGCTTTGCCTTCAAGGTGCAGTTTTTGTAGGCATGGGACTTGCAACCAATTATTCGTAGGAGGACTCCACCAATCAGTTTTTAGTGCGAGCCGAAGCAAGCGCAGGAACATCGAGACAACTTGGCATATCGTCAATTATCGATCAATTTGATGACTGACATGCATTGCATGAGGGATATATCGAGCATATAGCGTGTCTAAAGTTTTAGACGCACTATAGGGAGTTTAAACTTTGGCCAAACATAACAACAACACGCTAGTTAGTTATCGTTACGGCTACAAGATTTAGAGAATGATCAGGAAACATTAGATCGCGGCCCGTCCCTAGCGTCGCTTCGAGCGGGTCTAGTTGATGTTAGATTCTTGTATCCAGAAAAGGAGGGGAATCGAATCAACCCCTCTGTCGCAGGGTaggcatgatcttcacgGCCTCAGGAAACAACTGCCTTAGTAATCTAGCTGTATACTTTAACTCTGCGGAATGGAATACCCCGCACAAGAGACAACTTGAGaaaacaatcaatcaatatATCCGGTGGGTTGAGTAATCAATACGCCCCCAccggcggccaatacatgggcacctaggtgcccaaataaagTTGCGCACCCAGGTGCGCCGCCTGACTAAgcgtggcaccaatacatggcgtcgtctaggcgcacaggacctgtgtgctcggggcacagaCCCCCCCGTCAGCAGGCTAGGGGCACAAccccctgactaagcattcatcatttatgggcggccaatacatgggcacccaggtgcgccgcctgactaggcgtggcaccaatacatagcctacaacaggacggttagggctactttggagagctgttgctggacagataggcgggggatgagctcaaagatacagctgtagcctaactgtgggttaacgggtgattaaagtcttgaacacattattttgcggtgaacacgattctataggtccacggagcgttgcagagtcgacagcatgaaaactgatccaaaggccgccctgtgaggagtaagagcacagcacacatgtcaattcagcgcgcaaaacgacttgattattagataggaagtgactatattctttggtccagatacgtttaattccaatgcaatatcatctccaggtatcaatgacggtgttgtagttgagtcgatgaagcaaatgtcttaacacaatctcaggtgttagtgctgttgtacctgccgtacgagtcatgaaggccggctgaggctttagtgctttgtcaaagtgtggggaattttgagccaataatattgcgtgccctaggggggatgcccaaggttatttgggcacctaggtgcccatgtattggccgcccataaatgatgaatgcttagtcaTGGAGGgctgtgccccgagcacacaggtcctgtgcgcctagacgacgccCCCCTTGTGCCCCACAGACACTGCTGAGCAAAACACGAGAGCGCGCCCGTGCAGTCATCGAAGGgtcgcagggacaagcgaggctgggaaatgtggcgaggagtagggattgtgatgtttgagggttatagggctagaagtcggaaaagaatgtaacgagacttaatgttgcgggccctatgaggcgtatcctcccgggcggaataaattcattcattcattcattcatagGGCTTTCTTTTGTGTAGAGTGGACGAAAAGCGGGGGATACGTGGATAACTTAGCGTAGCTATaggccctatgagatccgttctcccgggcgtaatgaacACTACTACTGTCAGTCGCCCCCCGCCATAGACCCGTCAAGTCGTGGATTATTTCACTCTCGAGAAACCCCGCATGACTCCACCATTTTCGTCCCAGCTGCTTGAATTTGGCCCTCACAATACGTGTTCCGAACATATGCCTGGATCTACTGCTAAACCCTCGAGGAAGGTAGCTCACCGCCGACGTCGTGAGTGTCCAGGTACCCAAtccagtgtgtccaacaaccaagtcaagtaacTTGGTTGTTCGAGGTTGTTGGGCACACTGGCCCAATCTGAGAAAGAGAAGCTAAGTTTCTGTGACAGAGGCACCACCTACTCGCTTAGAGCATGTGACAGACAAACAGCGCGGGCGTCGACCGCAACTGAAGAACGAGCAATGCTGGGTTGGGACTCTGAAGAATTCAAGACGTTCGCCATCTTCAGGTGATCCTGGCGGACACGTCTATCTTTATTTTGTGAATAGAGACCAGTATTTTCTACAAGATAGTAAGCGGAAACATGTCCTTTGGGACAATATCGAGTTTAGGAAGGGATTTGATATTGAGAATATAGATAAgctggcgaagaaggtgattGAAAAGATTTTGCGCCAGTCGCAGAGGCACTACTCGATAGGTCAAATTTAAATCACTCAGGCTCAGTCTCTCACCCCGCACTACCACTAACTactactgctgctgctgctgctgctactgCTACTAGATAGTACGTTCGTTATCTGAACCAAGCCAGGCTGTGCCCAAAGCTGTTTCACGACGCTCACAAGGCAGACAAGGCATTTGCTTGTTCAGGCGATTTTCCATTGCATACACAAACTAGCGTCATCTGAAAGGTCATATTTTCTTCCCACGACAAACTGCTTAAATAGGCCCTCATAACCCTCGAGCATTAACACCAGTACACTTTCCCAACTTGACGAACACAGATTGCTATCAGAATATTCATCATGGGGGcaaccctttttatttattacaaTGACCCCATTGACTCGGACAACCTAGCCGCCGCTATGGCACTGTGGAAGGCGACACACAAAAGGCCGGACACTCGCTTGATTTGGATTATAGAGCCTCGCCAAGTGTGCTTTGGACTATCCATGA
Proteins encoded in this region:
- a CDS encoding uncharacterized protein (TransMembrane:1 (i147-165o)), whose protein sequence is MRKLCHWRRSRSATPIQQRETESEPANLNLAPSVGQSSSLEQTSALLFPDGVEVLINPPDADVDICFVHGLTGNRTSTWTARGQPAPWPKTLLPSELPKACILTYGYNAYVVSKSVASSHRLINHAMNLLTDLTNDRRRRNASGRPLIFVAHGLGGLICKEAILLSHNNPNRSRQDFFTQIKGVVFMGTPHKGSWIANWSRIPATALGLVKSTNKSLLEVLETNSQYLESIHGRFISMMREQREAGRQLEVACFFEELPLSTVGKVVSKESATFEGYDPITIHANHRDMVKFGSVEENGFKRVVGELTAWKPETGLATLQPESSARMGNCSVRRKHSTTEPRSHYLPFSRNKNFVGREGVIAELQRLLFTDLDSRRAALIGLGGVGKTQVALQLAHLVKNDSPSHQHCSVIWMPALSMASFEQACTRMANVLGIERGGGEDPKETFRDYLSSEEAGKWFLIIDNADNIETLHGKAQGSGGIVEFVPDCEHGYVLFTTRSREVADSVAQTNVLRLSGMDERDARALLRSSLIEKDQMQNTVLVDKLLRTLAYLPLAITQASAYMRINQLAIEEYLQLLQNTSQDMAELLSVGFRDGTHYGSAQGAVVTTWIVSFNQIRALHGEAEKLLSFSACIEPKAIPQTLLPRFGSEQSMARAIGTLCGYSFLSKRGDGDTFDMHSLVHLATQLWNKDEGYEDEIRQTTLARVAEAFPDDDWENREVWRQYLPHALRLLDNADCVESDDGCKLGYWVSRCLHVDGRVGQAVELLERVVAVQETTLAEDHPDLLASQHELARTYQVNDQIKKAVELLEHVVAVQETSLAEDHPDRLTSQHELARTYRANGQIKKAVELLEHVVAVKETTLTEDHPSRLASQHELARTYRANGQIKKAVGLLEHVVAVQETTLTEDHPSRLASQHVLAGAYQANGQIKRQ